From a single Apium graveolens cultivar Ventura chromosome 2, ASM990537v1, whole genome shotgun sequence genomic region:
- the LOC141704818 gene encoding pathogenesis-related protein 1C-like: MAKMISALIIFAFVNAFYVDAFFHLPNFGSLRDMYAALENDKPKEYLDAHNQIRLALGVPPLTWDQSLERHSRKYANRQAHICHLHHSHGAYGENLAWELYDEATPRQIVQIFIDEQANYDIVAGVCRCPPLSKDCMCGHFTQIIWRTTERVGCAEVNCKGDRGKLVVCSYDPRGNVIGQHPLHPLPHKDD; the protein is encoded by the coding sequence ATGGCGAAGATGATAAGCGCTCTTATCATCTTCGCCTTTGTCAATGCATTTTATGTTGATGCATTTTTTCATCTTCCAAATTTTGGTAGCCTGAGAGACATGTATGCTGCATTAGAAAATGATAAGCCTAAAGAATATCTAGATGCTCACAATCAAATAAGGCTAGCATTGGGCGTGCCTCCCTTGACATGGGATCAAAGTCTCGAAAGACACTCGCGAAAATATGCTAATAGGCAAGCTCATATTTGTCATTTACACCATTCTCATGGTGCTTATGGTGAGAATCTTGCTTGGGAGTTATACGATGAGGCTACACCGCGACAAATTGTGCAGATATTTATCGATGAGCAGGCAAATTACGATATTGTTGCAGGTGTCTGCAGATGCCCACCATTGTCGAAAGATTGCATGTGTGGACATTTCACTCAGATTATTTGGAGGACTACTGAGAGAGTAGGGTGTGCAGAGGTTAACTGCAAGGGTGACCGGGGAAAACTCGTTGTCTGTTCGTATGATCCTCGAGGGAATGTTATAGGCCAGCATCCGCTTCATCCCCTCCCACATAAGGATGACTGA
- the LOC141708947 gene encoding uncharacterized protein LOC141708947 — MQQMGLLRNVLKSGHLIRVGHQNPRFTSSPRPFSTAGGSTTQDSPPIVDPSLHDPNSGVYCYGAVGGITSHTTKNDILNLLEGCNLTPEDLKVEYSYDFSWRQMMIQFPSWTSYDMALRVVSRRAREYNIKKLDPGKWARRISYDGKALLLQGIPRNAVPDDIDRILSGFRHDGTFVDISTRYVDGNRMAILRFPSAILARVAFLTTIREFCLNNQLSAQILY, encoded by the exons ATGCAACAAATGGGTCTGCTCCGAAACGTTCTCAAATCGGGTCATCTCATCCGGGTCGGGCATCAAAACCCACGATTCACTTCATCTCCCAGGCCCTTTTCAACTGCTGGAGGATCCACAACCCAGGACTCTCCCCCAATTGTTGACCCATCTCTTCACGATCCCAATTCag GTGTATATTGTTATGGTGCAGTGGGTGGTATTACAAGTCATACGACGAAGAATGATATACTTAATTTGCTAGAGGGATGTAACCTGACTCCCGAAGATCTGAAAGTTGAATACAGTTATGATTTTTCTTGGAGGCAAAT GATGATCCAGTTTCCTTCTTGGACTTCCTACGATATGGCTTTAAGGGTGGTTAGTAGGAGAGCTCGGGAGTATAATATAAAAAAG CTTGACCCTGGAAAATGGGCAAGGAGAATATCCTACGATGGAAAGGCT TTGCTACTGCAAGGAATCCCTCGCAATGCAGTTCCGGATGATATAGACCGAATTCTCTCAGGTTTTCGTCATGATGGAACCTTCGTGGACATTTCTACGAG GTATGTTGATGGAAATAGAATGGCAATTCTTAGGTTTCCATCAGCGATATTGGCAAGAGTTGCATTCCTTACCACCATCAGGGAATTTTGTCTCAACAACCAACTTTCGGCCCAAATTCTTTACTAA
- the LOC141708949 gene encoding uncharacterized protein LOC141708949, whose translation MTSSGNVAAKQSGKEMEGDDGLKTLECLRGRLLAERAVSRATNEEADKLGNKLIELENKLKQEVKLRKRAEKRLRSLIKKLEALKIVHLVSDESSSSNHSSPLEKSDLGSLSSSSTASSFSYPDEQKKKPNFPNRNSSNCELDKADKKDESTSSEILKHIDVVRGASSENQSFKINSDKTVSEKSDDHSQCTQSSYEEKVDDHSSKSLVEDKENGGENRRDWDETSVDNSMALVTVDIQASFPQTTTTTIEPLIAENAGVKDVLDTLRYVKEGLQCSMHRTHMIRAGY comes from the exons ATGACATCTTCTGGTAATGTAGCTGCAAAGCAAAG TGGCAAAGAAATGGAAGGAGATGATGGTTTGAAGACTTTGGAGTGTTTAAGAGGGAGATTGCTTGCAGAAAGAGCTGTTTCAAGAGCTACCAATGAAGAGGCAGATAAGTTAGGCAATAAG TTGATTGAATTGGAAAATAAGTTAAAACAAGAGGTGAAATTGAGGAAAAGAGCTGAAAAGAGGCTGAGATCACTAATCAAGAAACTTGAGGCCTTGAAAATAGTACATTTAGTTTCTGATGAATCATCATCATCTAATCACTCAAGCCCATTGGAAAAGAGTGATTTAGGATCTTTATCTTCATCTTCCACTGCCTCTTCTTTTTCATACCCTGATGAGCAAAAGAAAAAGCCCAATTTCCCAAACAGAAACTCCTCGAATTGTGAGCTTGATAAGGCAGATAAAAAGGATGAGTCTACAAGTTCAGAAATCTTGAAGCATATTGATGTTGTTAGGGGTGCATCCAGTGAAAACCAAAGTTTTAAGATCAATTCTGATAAAACCGTCTCTGAGAAATCCGATGATCATTCACAATGTACGCAGTCCAGCTATGAGGAGAAGGTTGATGATCATAG TTCAAAATCTTTGGTTGAGGACAAGGAGAATGGAGGAGAGAATCGTCGAGATTGGGATGAAACTAGTGTCGATAATTCAATGGCACTGGTAACTGTTGATATTCAAGCATCATTTCCACAGACTACCACTACTACCATTGAACCACTTATAGCTGAAAATGCTGGAGTTAAAGATGTTCTGGACACATTGCGGTATGTTAAGGAAGGGCTTCAATGCTCAATGCACAGGACACATATGATCAGAGCAGGTTATTAG